A stretch of the Ptiloglossa arizonensis isolate GNS036 chromosome 1, iyPtiAriz1_principal, whole genome shotgun sequence genome encodes the following:
- the LOC143146506 gene encoding uncharacterized protein LOC143146506 isoform X2 — protein sequence MKLARNRQYTVRLMAPFNMRCKTCGEYIYKGKKFNARKEDVEGDDYLGIRIYRFYIKCTRCLQEISFKTDPKNTDYEIEAGATRNFMALKLAEEQAQREEDEEKEEEATNPMKLLEKRTLQSKQELELLESLEELKDLNRRQQTIDYDQMLEQFDTVAAKQRTEKEQEEYDEEYVKSIFGKKHPSTTVVEEEIVELDEGESIEPLKKIVKISESSKENSSISKMDQEKVKDSKSVKTSDTSLWSESVGSSSNRKTLLGIVKIKTNLGIKVNPSSTQISAEEQQPRTLTDQEKDAFTEEKSNKNANAIMFENTNNSSGNAHNALSLLGAYSGSSDNDSD from the exons ATGAAATTGGCCCGAAATAGGCAATATACAGTACGTTTGATGGCTCCTTTCAACATGAGATGCAAAACTTGTGGAGAGTACATTTATaaaggaaagaaatttaatgCCCGCAAAGAGGATGTTGAAGGTGATGATTATTTAGGTATACGAATTTACAGGTTTTACATAAAGTGCACCCGATGCCTTCAAGAAATAAGTTTCAAGACAGATCCTAAGAACACGGATTATGAGATTGAAGCAGGAGCCACTAGAAATTTTATGGCTCTAAAACTGGCTGAAGAGCAAGCACAAAGGGAAGAAGatgaagagaaagaagaagaagccaCCAATCCTATGAAACTCTTAGAAAAAAGAACATTACAATCGAAACAGGAATTAGAATTATTAGAATCTTTGGAAGAATTAAAAGATTTGAATCGTAGACAACAAACTATCGATTATGATCAAATGTTAGAACAGTTTGACACAGTAGCAGCAAAACAGAGGACAGAAAAAGAGCAAGAAGAATATGATGAAGAATATGTAAAATCAATATTTGGTAAGAAACATCCAAGTACAACTGTTGTAGAAGAAGAAATTGTGGAACTGGACGAAGGAGAAAGCATTGAACCGTTAAAAAAAATAGTTAAAATAAGTGAAAGTAGCAAGGAAAATAGTAGTATTTCAAAAATGGATCAAGAAAAA gTTAAAGATAGTAAATCTGTAAAAACGTCCGATACATCATTATGGTCTGAAAGCGTAGGATCATCATCAAATAGAAAGACCTTATTGGGTAtagttaaaataaaaacaaatttagGTATTAAAGTGAATCCAAGTTCTACACAAATTAGTGCAGAGGAACAGCAACCTCGAACTCTAACAGACCAAGAAAAAGATGCTTTTACAGaagaaaaaagtaataaaaatgcaaatgcaataatgtttgaaaatacaaataattcaTCAGGCAATGCTCACAATGCTCTATCCTTATTAGGAGCATATTCTGGTAGCAGTGATAATGATAGTGATTAG
- the LOC143146683 gene encoding uncharacterized protein LOC143146683, protein MKSKLGRFSNNSTVNLSMYRRHRNPVTRSSCRRINFDHHEPADSSATFVRRYVYFDAVRRRRSRRVQVITELPVITHGDLRNPRVEIERGTRESTRSPESKNAAEKAVIPNSGNKSAIPTQRNRTPIQSVRSVTHVCIRYYFSRDLVNNGTEDANKSQRAFARRSSTKSAVSPTSYKKPLFSAPAGSAMKLENQYFIKMKRYQTFKKDFMDKQKLAQDLYNDMIQLREKVIASGTKDPGKLEDLKIEVGSHKQHPQIEPIVQKEQEESGIEKMTIGNEFVDNLERQLMEIPRKSQNLCLDLLGKQTDFIAFVNSQFNDNKINEEGDPMVEVHEQLEIHRKDCESVQACLDNIKTIETQAVEELVKNARGMLEEFECHRAKLIESKNTEGQRELQLQLSANIEELQAERERSNQNKERLRQAEVQLQRARAKIRELEAHAASDEGKIQTLQSSVKNLENQMKQKDQTMEVRLKDMQKMIKSSECLISKVEKQRDSFETRLVELREKMTIKESETMNTIKEMSERLDAVTTEVGMERDRRQQAEEAFSELEERYKHLENKSNQLCELAEKNKDFTIIEGNHSENEVCLYNELQAAKAELKTQKELILQLQQEKQEIVALMHQAASHDEEDDSREKLAAELAFKTNELKNLMMQFSDLKKVAKNAQEKNGTLENQLVEIQTWLHSQSKEGGKAGLNAHAIELQQQLSDLGNNLAEAIRQKEELETILTQKQLELEQRDRVMREQSKFLKVRDELLEILKGKAEQENGDLSNSDENNKYMKQVNKQITAKTEAIQELYSALESKQKQIMRLEKMVKMMEDQQDRAQAQRTRLEKRIAKLEVTLQTNKEQRYSLQDYEDYTPRQISSDEEQPYICERCRQETALLEKDDGQWSDKDHTDDNVRESFHDWFTDPSTLEMNKYSVNKHNFHGDGYVCNSPTTIGSRKCTDAMYNLHEETNSMVDSSRESIDPYQRQNYPHHRHLLYYRIRPSLTNRTNSHEVDL, encoded by the exons GAAGCCCTGAATCTAAAAACGCTGCAGAAAAGGCTGTAATACCAAATTCTGGGAATAAAAGTGCAATACCAACTCAGAGGAACAGAACTCCAATTCAATCAGTACGCAGTGTAACTCATGTTTGTATCCGTTACTATTTttct AGGGATCTTGTAAATAATGGAACAGAAGATGCAAACAAATCGCAGAGGGCTttcgctcgtcgctcgtctACAAAATCAGCGGTCAGCCCCACTTCGTACAAGAAACCATTGTTCTCGGCGCCTGCTGGATCTGCGATGAAGCTCGAAAATCAATACTTTATCAAAATGAAACGGTACCAAACGTTTAAAAAAGACTTTATGGATAAACAG aaactcgcgcaagaTTTGTACAACGATATGATCCAACTTCGCGAGAAAGTGATCGCCAGCGGCACGAAGGATCCTGGTAAACTGGAAGACCTGAAAATCGAGGTTGGATCGCACAAACAGCACCCTCAGATCGAGCCAATTGTCCAGAAAGAACAAGAGGAGAGCGGCATTGAGAAGATGACCATTGGCAACGAGTTTGTCGACAACCTGGAACGCCAGTTAATGGAGATTCCGAGAAAGTCACAGAACCTCTGTTTGGACTTATTGGGCAAACAGACGGACTTCATAGCTTTCGTGAATTCGCAGTTTAACGATAACAAGATCAACGAAGAAGGCGACCCGATGGTAGAAGTCCACGAGCAGTTGGAAATTCATCGAAAAGACTGCGAGAGTGTACAG GCGTGTCTGGACAACATAAAAACGATAGAAACGCAAGCGGTGGAAGAATTAGTGAAAAACGCGCGCGGTATGCTGGAGGAATTCGAATGTCACCGAGCGAAGTTGATAGAGTCAAAGAACACGGAGGGCCAAAGGGAGCTGCAATTGCAGCTGAGCGCCAACATCGAGGAACTACAAGCGGAACGTGAGAGGAGCAATCAGAACAAGGAGCGTCTGCGGCAAGCGGAAGTTCAACTTCAAAGGGCGCGCGcgaagatacgggagttagaggCGCACGCGGCCAGCGACGAGGGAAAGATCCAGACGCTTCAGTCGAGCGTGAAAAATTTAGAGaaccagatgaaacagaaagacCAAACCATGGAGGTCAGGCTAAAGGACATGCAGAAGATGATAAAGAGCAGCGAGTGTCTGATCTCGAAGGTCGAGAAACAACGGGACAGCTTCGAAACACG ACTGGTAGAACTGAGGGAAAAGATGACCATCAAAGAAAGTGAAACTATGAACACGATCAAAGAGATGTCGGAAAGACTGGACGCTGTTACCACTGAAGTAGGCATGGAAAGGGACAGAAG ACAGCAAGCCGAGGAAGCGTTCAGCGAGTTAGAAGAGCGATACAAACACCTGGAGAATAAAAGCAATCAGCTGTGCGAACTGGCGGAGAAGAACAAAGACTTTACCATCATAG AGGGCAATCATTCGGAGAACGAAGTCTGCTTGTACAACGAGCTCCAGGCAGCAAAGGCCGAATTGAAAACGCAAAAGGAGTTGATATTGCAGCTGCAGCAGGAGAAACAGGAGATCGTGGCACTGATGCATCAGGCGGCC AGTCACGACGAGGAAGACGATTCGAGGGAGAAGTTAGCCGCTGAACTGGCGTTCAAGACCAACGAGCTCAAGAATCTGATGATGCAATTTTCGGATCTAAAAAAGGTCGCAAAAAACGC CCAAGAAAAAAATGGGACCTTAGAAAACCAGTTGGTCGAGATTCAGACGTGGTTACACTCCCAATCCAAGGAAGGTGGCAAAGCTGGGCTAAACGCTCACGCGATTGAGCTCCAGCAACAGCTTTCCGATCTTGGTAATAATTTGGCGGAAGCAATTCGGCAGAAAGAAGAGCTGGAAACCATACTAACtcagaagcaattggagctGGAACAGCGTGATCGTGTGATGCGCGAGCAGAGCAAGTTCCTGAAGGTCAGAGACGAGCTACTTGAGATTTTGAAGGGCAAAGCTGAACAAGAAAATGGAGACTTGTCGAATAGCGACGAGAACAACAAGTACATGAAACAGG TTAATAAGCAGATAACTGCAAAGACGGAGGCAATTCAAGAGCTGTATTCGGCTCTGGAGAGCAAGCAGAAGCAGATAATGCGTTTGGAGAAGATGGTAAAGATGATGGAGGACCAGCAGGACCGAGCCCAAGCTCAACGCACACGTCTGGAGAAGCGCATCGCTAAACTGGAGGTTACTCTGCAAACGAATAAAGAACAGCGGTAT TCCTTACAAGACTATGAAGATTACACTCCCCGACAGATTTCTTCCGATGAAGAGCAACCTTACATTTGTGAACGTTGTCGCCAAGAAACAGCACTTTTAGAAAAAGACGACGGACAGTGGTCGGACAAAGATCATACAGATGATAACGTGCGTGAATCATTTCATGATTGGTTCACAGACCCGTCCACTctggaaatgaataaatattcagttAATAAGCACAACTTCCACGGCGATGGTTACGTTTGTAACTCACCAACAACTATTGGAAGTAGAAAGTGCACTGACGCGATGTACAATTTGCACGAAGAGACTAATAGCATGGTCGATAGTAGCAGGGAGTCGATAGATCCTTATCAGAGACAAAATTATCCTCATCATCGTCATCTTCTTTATTATCGTATTCGGCCATCGCTAACAAATAGGACCAACTCTCACGAGGTCGATTTATAA
- the LOC143146506 gene encoding splicing factor YJU2 isoform X1, producing the protein MSERKVLNKYYPPDFDPSKIPRMKLARNRQYTVRLMAPFNMRCKTCGEYIYKGKKFNARKEDVEGDDYLGIRIYRFYIKCTRCLQEISFKTDPKNTDYEIEAGATRNFMALKLAEEQAQREEDEEKEEEATNPMKLLEKRTLQSKQELELLESLEELKDLNRRQQTIDYDQMLEQFDTVAAKQRTEKEQEEYDEEYVKSIFGKKHPSTTVVEEEIVELDEGESIEPLKKIVKISESSKENSSISKMDQEKVKDSKSVKTSDTSLWSESVGSSSNRKTLLGIVKIKTNLGIKVNPSSTQISAEEQQPRTLTDQEKDAFTEEKSNKNANAIMFENTNNSSGNAHNALSLLGAYSGSSDNDSD; encoded by the exons ATGTCAGAACGTAAAGTTTTAAAT aaatattacCCGCCAGATTTTGATCCATCAAAAATCCCTCGTATGAAATTGGCCCGAAATAGGCAATATACAGTACGTTTGATGGCTCCTTTCAACATGAGATGCAAAACTTGTGGAGAGTACATTTATaaaggaaagaaatttaatgCCCGCAAAGAGGATGTTGAAGGTGATGATTATTTAGGTATACGAATTTACAGGTTTTACATAAAGTGCACCCGATGCCTTCAAGAAATAAGTTTCAAGACAGATCCTAAGAACACGGATTATGAGATTGAAGCAGGAGCCACTAGAAATTTTATGGCTCTAAAACTGGCTGAAGAGCAAGCACAAAGGGAAGAAGatgaagagaaagaagaagaagccaCCAATCCTATGAAACTCTTAGAAAAAAGAACATTACAATCGAAACAGGAATTAGAATTATTAGAATCTTTGGAAGAATTAAAAGATTTGAATCGTAGACAACAAACTATCGATTATGATCAAATGTTAGAACAGTTTGACACAGTAGCAGCAAAACAGAGGACAGAAAAAGAGCAAGAAGAATATGATGAAGAATATGTAAAATCAATATTTGGTAAGAAACATCCAAGTACAACTGTTGTAGAAGAAGAAATTGTGGAACTGGACGAAGGAGAAAGCATTGAACCGTTAAAAAAAATAGTTAAAATAAGTGAAAGTAGCAAGGAAAATAGTAGTATTTCAAAAATGGATCAAGAAAAA gTTAAAGATAGTAAATCTGTAAAAACGTCCGATACATCATTATGGTCTGAAAGCGTAGGATCATCATCAAATAGAAAGACCTTATTGGGTAtagttaaaataaaaacaaatttagGTATTAAAGTGAATCCAAGTTCTACACAAATTAGTGCAGAGGAACAGCAACCTCGAACTCTAACAGACCAAGAAAAAGATGCTTTTACAGaagaaaaaagtaataaaaatgcaaatgcaataatgtttgaaaatacaaataattcaTCAGGCAATGCTCACAATGCTCTATCCTTATTAGGAGCATATTCTGGTAGCAGTGATAATGATAGTGATTAG